In the genome of Ictalurus punctatus breed USDA103 chromosome 3, Coco_2.0, whole genome shotgun sequence, the window CAATTGCGTTATGAagcaagacaacaatccaaagcacaAGTGCAATTCCACCCCTGAAtggtttaaaagaaacaaggttttgGAGTGACCTGGTCAAAGTACTGACTTAAaccccattgagatgctgtagcaggaccttaaacaggcagttaaTGCAAGAAAGGCTAGAAATTTCTCAACAGCAACTTCAGAGACACAGGTGTTGCTGTCATAGGTGACAACCATGATAACCAGTTATTCATTTTATGGGTGATATATTTTAGGTATAATTGATCAAttaaaaactgttttgtgtttcctcAGATATTTCCTTATTTTGTATGAGGAATTTAAACAATTTAGTGGGGGGGGGTCTGTATATCTGGACATGTATCAGTGTAAGAATATGATAGGCCAGACATTTTTTGCTAACATCTGTACCAAAACAACAAGGACTGAATACAGTTGCCATGTTGAGCTTTGGTGCACTTTACTACCTCATTCATATTAGAAACAGTGGCCTGTCTCTGCTCTCTGGTCTTGTATAACCGGAAATAACTGCATGGGAGAGTTGCCAAAGTagtttatattgtttatatacCCACAAGCCAAGTCTGTAAGCCTAGCGACGGTGAATGAAACCTTTCGGAGGCTTGGGGACAAACGTTAAATAGGAGCATCTTTGTGTGCGATGCCCTTGTACAGATATGAATTACACAAACATAATTTATAATTCCTTTTTTTCTAGTACTACAATGTTACTTGAGATACATTATTGTGTTAAACAGTAGGAATAGAGTCCAAGTCAAGagttttaaaatgatgtttGTGGTATCAACCCTTTGGTCCCTGGTTGTGTGGACTGAACTCATATTCGTTGTTCCCTTTAAGCCTTTTATTCTCATTCTTCAAATTCAATTTATCCCAGATTGATGTCTCCAGCAAAGATGGTGATGAGGAGGATAATGGAAAAGCCGGTTAGCAGGCCACCATTTTGGAACAGAAAGAATAACATCTTTCCTTTGCGGCCTCTGGcgtgtgtgttcattatttcattcatcTCTGGGaactaaaatcagccacaaaaTGAAGGTTAAAGTACAAAATAATACTGCATTATAGAAACTCTATGACAgttatatagtttattttaagATGTGATATTGTATATGCTTTACCATGTCTGCCAGAGCGATGTAAAGAAACATTCCACCAGCAATGGCAAAGATGGCATTTGGAGCGAAGCTGCTGCCCAGCAAGATGCCCAGCACCAAGCCGAGATAACAGCACATAGCAGAGAGCAGGTTAAAAAACACAGCCTGAGGGACACTCATACCAGAGTTCAACAGAATCACAAAGTCACCTAGAGACAGACAACAAGATGGTAGCAAgacagagacaaaaacagaGTAACTAGGCCAGTTGGAAACAGACACAATATTAATCATTTGCTAAACGTAACCTGCCAGAATAAATGAGATTCCTCACAATCCGAGGACTTTGGTCTTACCTAGCTCGTGAGGAAACTCCTCACAGACAATGGCTATAGAGGTACTGAAGCCAGTGAGAAGAGAGACAGTGAAGGAGGCTCCAATGGCCAGTCCATCAATAAAATTATGCAATCCATCACTCAGTGTGATCATCCAAGccactgtttttatgtttgacACTCGTTCCCCTCGCAGCCAGCGACATCCCACTAATATGCATGACTTCTAAACATAAGCAGGGGTACAgacatatatttatacacaattGTGAAGTGGTGTACAAAATAAACCTCAGGCATTAAGGACATTGAGTATTACAAGAAATAACAGGAAAATAGGTATGTGTAAAATTATTTTGACACCAGGGGATAACAGAGAGACATACTTCTCAAAATTTGTACATTTCTATGAACACagtgcatgttttttcttttcaattattGATAGCCTTTAAATCCTAAATCAAGCAATTATTATTTCACAGATACACATTGAGAAATGATTGTGAATTTCTGACTCACTAATCTACTAGAAAAAATAATGATGTATTCTATTTTTCCTCAACAGCAAAGCACTATGGATAATATACAAACGGTTTGTGGAACACAACCTGTCATGCTTGTCAGAAGTGTCATGCTGCTGGTTTACTCCACCTGTAATTCAGTGCTACCacaggggcagtggtagctcagtggttaagacattggacaaGGTTGTAAGTTTAAATCACAACACCACCAGGCTGACACTTAACCCGCAACTGCtcggttgtataaatgagataaatgtaatgaGGTCAATGTAAGCCACTCTGGGTAAGTGCTTCTGCCTTATTctggaaatgtaatgtaatgcattttaAATCCTATTCCAGGCAATGTGTTCAACACTTTGTAGATTCTCAAATCaatgataggtttatattaatgtgcaaattctaatacattattatttctatagtagcaAGTCATTCACAGGGACCTGTATGGTAGACACTCCACATCATCTAAGcctaaaaataaatggattaagacatgttatttaataaagaaaaatgtatacttgttgatatggtgaagctttctgttaggaaacatttattaaaaatttatgATAGGGCTTTCGGGATGTCACTGCTTTGAAATAGTACATTTTCCACcatggaagattctacaggagAGACGATtttgcactttccagtttcttggtaacatgaccggctgcatttttctttttcttattaagagggaaaaaaaaaagtaaagcaggtaaagaaatgtttatagctactataacataacataagtgataacagcaatttttttcttgtggatataccataacattaaatgtacctatAAATTGTTATGTGGTGCCgttcatgaataaattaaaagtaTGGCAAATTGCGCCATAACACACCATCCTTATAACATTCTTATAACAACATGGCatgttgttttattccttacttaactgctatatttaatattatacactacacggccaaaagtttgtggacccctgaccatcactttccactagattttggacaGTGGCTATAGGGATTTGTggtcattcagccacaagaacataagtgagatcaggcactgatgttgggtgaggaggcctggggcgcagtcagtgttccagttcatcccaaaagtgttcagtggggttgaggtcagggctctgtgcagaccaaACCATGTCtacatggagctcactttgtgcacaggggaattgtcatgctggaacaggtttgtgcctgttagttccagttaagggaaattgtaatgctatatCCAGAGACATGctatacaattgtgtgattCAAACAttctggcaacagtttggggaagaaccacatatgggtgtgatggtctggtgtccacattttggccatatagtgtagatgATACATTTATCTATTTAACTGGAAGACAATAATTTGTAAATTTCTGTGAGCATGTCTCAGATAAGCACAATATTCTCTGACGTATACCACAGGCTTTGTACTTTGGCCACTTTTATTATATTGCCACTGGATCAGATCCTTAAGCTGCttgaaataaatttttattgCAATGCACATAATACACAACTATACAAATCTGTAGTGCCAGATGTCATTACTCTTGATAAGCTGATCATGTGTTGTCCAGCATTGTTGGCTggatgaatcacatttttaaactaAATGAAGTCAAGGTGGAAATGCATGTTAATTGTCAGTaaacaaagagaaaagaaaaatgatatACAACAGACATTCAAATCTGGCTCTACAGACAAAAGTTGAAGTTAGAAATCTTGGTGTGATTCTGGACTGAACTTTCAAACCACACATTAAtaacatttctaaaacaaatatagCACAGGTAAAACCCtatgcagaaaataaaaaaactgtgCAAAATGCAGCAGCAAGGATATTAACACATGCAAGAAAATAAGATCATATTTTAGCTTAACTCCACTGACTGCCTATTTCCTTTAGTATTGACTATATAATTTTActactagtttgtttttgtttgtttttttatcttaatGCTTCCATGTCTTTGGTGCATAAAAACAAATAGCTGCTTCATCACTCCTGTTAACTTTCATATTTCAGATAATCTCAAGATGCAATTTGGATTCCTGAGATCATTTACTGCTAGCCTTCTCCACATCCCACATATGAAACTTAAAAGTAGTAGTAAAGCACcttcttttttaaatgcaccAAATATCTGTAACAAATTCATCAGGAGCTAATAGACATTCACCTGGCTGCATCTACTACTGATTTTAAAAAGAGCTAAAATAATTACTCACTCTAGCACTTAACTAGTGTATTATCTGCTTTCATTTTACTGGTGCCTTACTTTTACattacttttatattatttattttatttgcatgtttattctattctacacactatatacatagTCTTATATTtgatattgttttctctgtcactgctattattaattaaatttttattatttgtctgttttattattttattttttggctaCTTATTCTttcatatttctgtttattatgTTTTCACAGTAAGACACTTTAAGCTCAATTTAAATGTATGGAAGGTATAATGTATGTAACTAATATGTATTATTTGTTATGATTATAGTTAAGTAAATAACTAAGTTTAATAAAGACAaagcatatatttaaaaataataataataataaaacaataaaactaaGAAAGAATGTGAAGGCCAACTAAAGCAGAGACATTATATATTctgtccctccaggattttgtgatcacagaaattaatgcaaaaatcaaacaaagttactttcaaaattaccgcagattttccacagatttggaccAAAATTCATCATGTGATGTTATCACAAAGCGCACTCAGTCAAAGCCTTCTCTGATTCATGCgagtcgaacatgagtacagctaaaaggtctgaaatgtaattttccacaaaaaagcacataaaaCTCAGCAAGTCATCACAAATTATGAAGAAAAAGCGAAATCCTGTATTTCGGACTGTATATTGCACGTGTATATAAAAGGTGAAAAGGGTTTCACGTGTTCCGTTAATCATTAGGCATCATTAATCACTAAACCATTAGTCTGATAACACCAACTTGATGTACCAATACACCACAGGCCAGCTTTATAGACACAAGATAAAGTATGCAAAAAAATGTAGGACAAAAACATCAAGGAATGAGGAACTTGGGGcaatttttgtaaaaatctAATATTTGTTCAGGGTATGTGATAATATGTATATGCTGTCAGGGGTACCTGTTCATTGGCTGGGTTAATGGTTGGCTGGCTTGGTTTCTCACTGGGGCTGTTTGGTAGGACCTCATGGTTGGCGTTatttgtgatgacatcacttGTCATGTTGTTTATGATAATATCATTGCTGAAGCCGGTGATGGTTACATCATTAGTCTGTAGTGACGGGAAGTTGTGGCAATGCtgcacagagacagaaatagaaGGCACAGTGAGCTCTTACTCTTCTTCTAATAACTTGTTTTGAATCCAGATGTAGTTGAACTCTTACCTCCGGATCTGCTTTCAGTGCTATTTTTAAGACTCTTTCTGTAAAGTACAGGAGGTAGAACCCTCCAAAAATCCCAATTGTATTTGACACGTAGTTATCAACTTTCGGGTCAAATCCAAGagcctgtttatttattaaaaacaaaaagatataTATGTTCAGGTTATTGAACACAATACAGTGGTTTGGATTGATTTTATTAACCTATTTCTTTTTCCCCACCTACTGtctattttgatttttttttaacggtaACTTATTATTTACCCTTTGATTattcttctcctccttcctgCTTTCTTCTTACCTCAGGGATAAGTTGCAGTACAGCATTGGAGAATAATGTTCCTATGGCCACTCCAATGAAGTAGGTTAGCACTTTTGGGAAATAGGATTTCTTAGTTAAAGGAACTAAGAGTAACCCCAGTAGAGAAGCCAAGTTAATTATTGTCACAGCCAAGAAACTATAGCCCCAAACtacaaaagagagacagatacagattagagatatgatctaaaacacaaACTGAAAATCACTGAAGAACTAACATTAAACGATCATCCTGGCAGTAAAGCAGCATTTTCTTATACACTCTCCTTCACAACAATCCACTAGAGATTTGGAAATCTGCATATGAATTGGTTCCAGGACACAGAGGTTCCTCTATTTACTGAGAACTGAGAAGGTGATGGAAATTCCACAGCCCTGCTTGATACTCACAGGTGAAAAGGTAGATGTGATAGATGCTGCTTCTGGGAAATGTACACCAACACTAATGGGAATATCAATCTGAAATTTTTCAAatgacttaaaaaaacaaacaaacaaacaaaaaaacaactccgGCTAGATTCGATTTCTTAAGTGTTATTTAGAGTCGGAAACAATGTATGAGAGTCAATGGGGAGGTATTTAAAAAGCTCGTGGTATGCCTCAATGAAAGAACTCTAGGATTAACCATAAAAATGCACAAAGTGACCACATTCACCCATGTAGTAATCCTCAAGTGGGAAGTAGAGGGCAAATATGCATGTCGATATGTGGGGCAGTGGTATAAAAAAAGAAGTGCGTCCTGGGAAACGTAAAATAAGAGATGTTTTTGACTCACCTTGTGGGTCAGTGGTTATGGTTGAGGGGGTCATGTAAGGGCAGGAGGGGAGTAGAACCTGAGTAAGAACAGCTGGGCATATGAGCTGCAGCTGATCCACAGTCAGCTCAGACGCATTAGAGAGCCCAAAAGCATCCAGGAGATCTGGGGCAGACAAACACTGCACAACTTTGTAAAATTAGTCaaacagaaattaaaataaagttcgTAAGCTTGTGTAAATAAGGTAAACGGGGGAGAATGAAACAGTGTAGACCGACACAGCCCCATCGGCTTTACCTCAGCATTCCTCAGCGGATTCGCCTCGCTGTCTACTGATGCTGGCGCTCGGCGGGAGGTGATGAgctttaaaaacttctccaaGTTTGGCGTCGAGAGCGAACTGTTATCACTGTAAAAGCTCAAAATATCCCGAAGAAAACTTTCACCCATGTTCCTGGTTTATATTATATCCGTTTATTTAGAGTTTCCCACCACCACCAAGAAGTCTTCAGCAGGCGCGCGAGGCAAGGCGAGCCCTTGCCTTGGAGCAATTTCAAAACAAACGTGAATccactatataactatataatcCATATAGTTGCCCGTATAAATGACCTAGGAAGTCTGTTAGTTTGGCATGAGCCCAGGAGGAATTCGGTCACACTCTGCTTTTATCTTATGAGGTAGTCAGAACAAAGTCTGAGCTCTCCTTCGAAATAAGCGACAATAAATGAGTTGTACACCTCCGGCGCTCCCAGCTCGGAACCTGTCAGAGATGCCAGTGTCAGGAGACGTTCAAAGATCAGTACGTCGTGGTCCATCTACTCTCCTTTACACCGGAAAATCTTCATGGCGGTTGCTGTAGTTCGGCTCGACTATGTCAAAGGACCCTTTGTTACTCTGTTGCCTACCTCTCTCATGTAACATGCTCCGTGCTGACAGAGTGAATGGACCAACTTTACTGGGCTTGCAGGATCTACAggtaacacccccccccccccccccccccccccgaaataCCTTCAACTCCTTCAGAAGCTCTTAAAGCCATTTTGTGTGATTtggtgatttattatttttttttattgagaaggaaaacaaaacataacaaaacagaCTTTCTGTCAGAAAACATTCAGAACAGAACAACCTTAAGTTCAGAACAACCTGATTTCTAATCTATTGAACCCTTCCATGCATGGTGTCTAGTTACTgatcatctttttttaaaggctgTTTTAAGGAAAAATTCAGATGTAAATAATCACTTGAGACCATTACTCTAATTAAACAAGAATAATTATCGTGAATTCTATTGCTTTCTAGATTTTTATGTCAGACTGCAATGAATGTCTtagctttttatatatatatatatatttagcagTTTTTGTAAACTGTATACATTTTGTACATGTCAAGACTAGTTATATTTTgtagaaaatatcattttgatcaccattaaatattttagaccggaatgttaatatttttgtttccaAAATTAataattgtcatgctggaatatccatccacgacccattttcaatgccctgtctgagggaaggaggttttcacccaagatttgacggtacatggccccgtccatcgtccctttgatgcggtgaagttgtcctgtccccttagcagaaaaacacccccaaagcataatgtttccacctccatgtttgacggtggggatggtgttccaggggtcataggcagcattcctcctcctccaaacacggcgagttgagttgatgccaaagagctccattttggtctcatctgacctcaacactttcacccagttgtcctctgaatcattcagatgttcattggcaaacttcagacgggcatgtatatgtgctttcttgagcagcggaccttgcgggcgctgcaggatttcagtccttcacggcgtagtgtgttaccacttgttttcttggtgactatggtcccagctgccttgagatcattgacaagatcctcccgtgtagttctgggctgattcctcactgttctcatgatcaatgcaactccacgaggtgagatcttgcatggagccccaggccgagggagattgacagttcttttgtgcttcttccatttgcaaataatcgcaccaactgttgtccccttctcaccaagctgcttggcaatggtcttgtagcccattccagacttgtgtaggtctacagtcttgtccctgacatccttggagagctctttagtcttggccatggtggagagtttggaatctgattgattgattgcttctgtggacaggtgtcttttatacaggtcacaaactgatattaggagcactccctttaacagtgtgctcctaatctcagctcgttacctgtataaaagacacctgggagccagaaatctttctgattgagagggggtcaaatacttttttccctcattaaaatgcaaatcaatttataaaatttttgacatgcgtttttctggatttttttgttgttattctgtctctcactgttcaaatacaactaccattaaaattatagactgatcatttctttcagtgggcaaacgtacaaaatcagcaggggatcaaatacttttttccctcactgtatacatacacacacatatgtgtgtatatatatatatatatatatatatatatatatatatatatatatatatatatatatatgtgtgtgtgtgtgtgtgtgtgtgtgtgtgtgtgtgtgtgtgtatatgtgtatgtatatatacatacatacacacacattatatatatatatatatatatatatatatatatatatatatacacacacacacacacacacacacacacacactgtatctcacaaaagtaagtacacccctgacatttttgtaaatatttgattatatcttttcatgtgacaacaccgaagaaattacactttgctacaatgtaaagtagtgagtgtacagcttgtgtaactgtgtaaatttgctgtcccctcaaaataactcaacacacagccattaatgtctaaaccgttggcaacaaaagtgagtacacccctaagtgaaaatgtccaaattgggcccaaagtgtcaatattttgtgtggccattattattttccagcattgcCTTAACCCTCATGGGCATGGACtccaccagagcttcacaggttgccactggagtcctcttccagtcctccatgatgacattaCTGAGCCGGTGGATGttcgagaccttgtgctcctccaccttccgtttgaggatgccccacagatgctcaatagtatttagtccatcaccttcaccctcagcttctttagcaaggcagtggtcgtcatagagatgtgtttggggtcattaacATGCTGCAATACTGCACTGCGGCCCAGACGCTGAAGGgagggatcatgctctgcttcagtatgtcacagtacatgttggcattcatggttccctcaatgaactgtagctccccagtgccggcagcactcatgcagccccagaccatgacactcccaccaccatgcttgactgtaggcaagacacacttgtctttgtactcctcacctggttgcatccaaacacgcttgacaccatctgaaccgtataagtttatcttggttccagtaatccatgcccttagtctgcttgtcttcagcaaactgtttgcgggctttcttgtgcatcatctttagaagaggcttccttctgggacgacagccatgcagaccaatttgatgcagggtgcggcgtatggtctgagcactgacaggctgaccccccaccccttcaacctctgcagcaatgctggcagcacttaTACGTCTATTCATTGAAGGAACCATGTAtgtcaacatgtactgtgacatactgaagcagagcatgatcggtatgcagtattccagcatgataacaaccccaaacacacctccaagatgaccactgcttttctaaagaagctgaaggtgaaggtgattgactggccaatcatgtctccagacctaaaccctattgagcatctgtggggcatcctcaaatggaaagtggaggagcacaaggtctctaacaccCATAAGCTcagtgatgtcgtcatggaggagtggaagaggtctccagtggcaacctgtgaagctctggtcaactccatgcccaagagggttaaggcagtgctggaaaataatgctgGCCACAATAAATATTGACACtgtgggcccaatttggacattttcacttaggggtgtactcacttttgttgccagcggtttagacattaatggctgtgtgttgagttattttgaggggacagcaaatttacacagttacacaagctgtacactcactactttacattgtagcaaagtgtcatttcttcagtgttgtcacatgaaaagatatcaaatattcacaaaaatgtcaggggtgtactcacttttgtgagatactgtacgtacatacatttatatgtgtgtatatatatatatacacacacacacacacatatatacgtacatacatttatgtgtgtgtatatatatatatgcacacacacacacacatatatatgtgtgtgtatatatgtgtgtatatatatacatacatgcacacacacatatacgtacatacattatatatatatatatgtaaaaaaatatattttatatatatatatatatatatatatatatatatatatatatatatatatatacacacatacacacacacatatatatatcatttaagcatgaaagggttaaaaaaaaaaaaaaaaacttttcagaaAACGTTACAAGTTGAACCCCTTTCTGGAATGTTAGAGAACAGTTTTATCTAAAAGTGCACAGAATCATTCATTCCTTATCAGTGGATGCAGAGCCTTTCCCAGGAACACTAAAGACTGCTGAAGACAGAAATACACCACAATTGAGACGCCAGTCTATTGTGATGGacctatgcacacacacattcacacactcattcacacctatggtCATTTTATAGTGGCAtatttttgggaagtgggaggaaacttgAGAACCCACAGGAGATTTACACAGACACAGGAGAGCATGCGAAACTTCACACAGGGTAGCCTAAGCTCACGATCGACCTGGGGACCCCACAGCTGTGTGGTGGTAACAGTACCTGCTGTACCACCATACCCCAGAGTACAGAATCAATGCATGCAATATAAACAATGGTAAATACATACTACATACATGTCTACTCATTCACACCAACCAACACACACTCAGTAGATGTCTCGGAGGGAAGTAATGCGCAGCTTGGTAGTGAACTCCTGAATGGTGGTGTTTCCCCATTTTGTGAAAGAAACAGTGTATGTCTCAGATATCAGCAAGAAACCATTAGCATCAAAGAAGCCTGGAATATCATCCGCATCCAGCCACACAAACAGTGCAGGTGATGAGCAGTAGAGATTCACTATGATCTTAATCCCAGTATCCTTCACAGTgaactgtacacacacaaacaaagtgtGGATAAAGAAGTGTAAATCATTTTACTCTGGGTGTGTGTAAAGATTGGTGTGTTAAAATGGGTAACATTTTGACAATAAGTGTAACTGTTACAGTGTGACCCTCACCTTGATGTTGGGTTTTTGAAGGCCTTCAGCATCTTTTGGTGAGCTGAGGAACAGGTAGTTGGAGGGACTCGTTACACCTTCTGGGCCACTGAGGAAAAAGGTGACTACACATGATTTCCGAGTGCAATTTCCACAGTTCTTTAGCACCGTGGAGACTGGAGACTGAAACACCTTTGTGACCCCACCCCCTTTCACCATTGCCTGATCAGACTCCAGAGAACACTGAGGAGAAAAACTGTTCCACTGGTATAATTTCACCTTCAGGCAGCCAACATGGATtcaaagagagaaaagagagaaaatccaGGTTGATCAATTTGTTAAAAATGTAAGATTTACATTCAATTTAAGGTCCccgagacaaagaaagaaagagcactCTTACAGTGAGTTTCAGAGTGTAATTTGTGTTCCTATCAGAGACAGCATAGATCAGCAAGTCTCCTTTATCCTCAACCCCCACTGATATGAGAGGACTGAAGAAATGCACAGCCAAGTAGTGAAgcattttccattttccacCAAACTCTAAAACACACGCATGCATGcgcatgcacacatacacacacacacacacacaccacatgtgCAGTACATTATGTAACATAAAACAGCAAAAATGTTGTGCTCTAATCTTATGGATATGTATGTGTAACTGTTACAATTATACAttatcatacagtatatactattGAAACAGCAAGACCAATTCAATTGCTTTTCCTGTGGACTGAagtcatttgggtttgagttcaaaagatgaacataagaagagagtttagaatttcagagtttagaatttcggtttttatttcctgctatTTATGCGATATTTATAtgtacacatccatccatccatccatccatccatcttcaaccgcttactccttttcagggtcacgggggaacctg includes:
- the slc39a8 gene encoding metal cation symporter ZIP8 — its product is MGESFLRDILSFYSDNSSLSTPNLEKFLKLITSRRAPASVDSEANPLRNAECLSAPDLLDAFGLSNASELTVDQLQLICPAVLTQVLLPSCPYMTPSTITTDPQVWGYSFLAVTIINLASLLGLLLVPLTKKSYFPKVLTYFIGVAIGTLFSNAVLQLIPEALGFDPKVDNYVSNTIGIFGGFYLLYFTERVLKIALKADPEHCHNFPSLQTNDVTITGFSNDIIINNMTSDVITNNANHEVLPNSPSEKPSQPTINPANEQKSCILVGCRWLRGERVSNIKTVAWMITLSDGLHNFIDGLAIGASFTVSLLTGFSTSIAIVCEEFPHELGDFVILLNSGMSVPQAVFFNLLSAMCCYLGLVLGILLGSSFAPNAIFAIAGGMFLYIALADMFPEMNEIMNTHARGRKGKMLFFLFQNGGLLTGFSIILLITIFAGDINLG